A window of Corallococcus macrosporus DSM 14697 contains these coding sequences:
- a CDS encoding Hsp70 family protein translates to MRIVGIDLGTTHCAVASVDPSRGPGAPVEDFLVPQLVRQGEVAPRALLPSTVYVPAGHELAEGALTLPWGDDGGPWVVGELARWQGSRVPGRLVASAKSWLCHPGVDRSAPILPWGAPADVQKLSPVDASALLLTHMARAWDYAHPDAPLSKQEVVITVPASFDEAARALTVSAARKAGLEKFTLLEEPQAAFYDYTARHRADLEQTLSHVRLVLVVDVGGGTTDFTLVHAGVSPEGPMLRRLAVGDHLMLGGDNMDAALARRVEEKLLTDGRRLSATQWTQAIQAARTAKEALLGHAPPEKHGVSLVGGGSKLLGGTLSTDLTRDEAQALVLDGFFPRSSPADRPRRAARMALQELGLPYVQDAAVTRHLAAFLAQHAAAGFAALGETAPAEGALPRPDAILLNGGVFNSPRISERLVEALSAWWPGAPRIPLLRHESLELAVARGAAYYGLVRRGHGLRIGGGAARAYYVGLQRAADSAEQPALCLIPRGFEEGQKVDLGERPFSLTLGRPVQFQLYSTTSDRIDKPGDLVPLVEDLKPLPPIHTLLKGASGKVAEVPVHLQAALTEIGTLELYCVSDVADERWRLEFELRGTGGSHELTVTESMPARFVEAKDNIERVYGNKPLPIGPKDVKQLGRTLEKALGARETWRVPVLREMWSTLFAGASKRRRTEDHERVFYSLTGFSLRPGFGYPLDAWRAEQTFGLFDALVQHHTDKAVWTEFWVMWRRIAGGLDEARQQKLYAYLQPHLARKVPPDAPPPGKLKGIQPEGLEEMVRTAASLEHLQPGDKAELGRWIAARLKAEAKSGGPWAWSLGRLGARVPLYGSSHKAVDVDTAEAWLTLLLELDLRKIDGASFAAAQLARLTGDRTRDLDPALRERTAQALLAAKASETWVRMVREVVALEAADEARALGDTLPAGLRLS, encoded by the coding sequence ATGCGAATCGTTGGCATCGACCTGGGCACCACCCATTGCGCCGTGGCATCCGTGGACCCCTCGCGGGGCCCGGGTGCCCCCGTGGAGGACTTCCTCGTCCCGCAGCTCGTCCGGCAGGGCGAGGTGGCACCGCGGGCGCTGTTGCCCTCCACCGTGTACGTGCCCGCCGGCCACGAGCTGGCGGAGGGCGCGCTCACGCTGCCGTGGGGGGATGACGGCGGACCGTGGGTGGTGGGTGAGCTGGCGCGCTGGCAGGGCTCGCGGGTGCCGGGGCGGCTGGTGGCCAGCGCGAAGAGCTGGCTGTGCCACCCGGGCGTGGACCGCTCCGCGCCCATCCTCCCCTGGGGCGCGCCCGCGGACGTCCAGAAGCTGTCCCCGGTGGATGCCAGCGCCCTGCTGCTGACGCACATGGCCCGCGCGTGGGATTACGCCCACCCGGACGCGCCGCTGTCGAAGCAGGAGGTGGTGATTACCGTCCCCGCCTCCTTCGACGAGGCGGCCCGCGCCCTCACGGTGAGCGCGGCGCGCAAGGCCGGGCTGGAGAAGTTCACCCTGCTGGAGGAGCCGCAGGCGGCCTTCTACGACTACACCGCGCGCCACCGGGCGGACCTGGAGCAGACGCTCTCCCACGTCCGGCTGGTGCTGGTGGTGGACGTGGGCGGCGGCACCACGGACTTCACCCTGGTGCACGCGGGCGTGTCGCCCGAAGGCCCCATGCTGCGGCGCCTGGCGGTGGGTGACCACCTGATGCTGGGCGGCGACAACATGGACGCCGCGCTGGCGCGCCGGGTGGAGGAGAAGCTCCTGACGGACGGCCGCCGCCTGTCCGCCACGCAGTGGACGCAGGCCATCCAGGCCGCGCGCACCGCGAAGGAGGCGCTGCTGGGCCACGCGCCGCCGGAGAAGCACGGCGTGTCGCTGGTGGGCGGCGGCAGCAAGCTCTTGGGCGGAACCCTGTCCACGGACCTGACGCGCGACGAGGCGCAGGCGCTGGTGCTGGACGGCTTCTTCCCCCGCTCCTCGCCCGCCGACAGGCCGCGCCGCGCCGCGCGCATGGCGCTGCAGGAACTGGGGCTCCCGTACGTGCAGGACGCGGCGGTGACGCGGCACCTGGCGGCCTTCCTCGCGCAGCACGCGGCGGCGGGCTTCGCGGCGCTGGGCGAGACGGCGCCCGCCGAAGGCGCCCTGCCCCGCCCGGACGCCATCCTGCTCAACGGCGGCGTGTTCAACTCGCCCCGGATTTCCGAGCGGCTGGTGGAGGCCCTGTCCGCGTGGTGGCCGGGCGCGCCGCGCATCCCCCTGCTGCGGCACGAGTCGCTGGAGCTCGCGGTGGCCCGCGGCGCCGCGTACTACGGGCTGGTGCGGCGCGGCCACGGCCTGCGCATTGGCGGCGGCGCGGCGCGCGCCTACTACGTGGGCCTGCAGCGCGCGGCGGACAGCGCCGAGCAGCCCGCGCTGTGCCTCATCCCCCGCGGCTTCGAGGAGGGCCAGAAGGTGGACCTGGGCGAGCGCCCCTTCTCCCTCACCCTGGGCCGACCGGTGCAGTTCCAGCTCTACTCCACCACCAGCGACCGCATCGACAAGCCCGGGGATTTGGTGCCGCTGGTGGAGGACCTCAAGCCCCTGCCGCCCATCCACACGCTGCTCAAGGGCGCCAGCGGCAAGGTGGCCGAGGTGCCGGTGCACCTGCAGGCGGCGCTGACGGAGATTGGCACGCTGGAGCTGTACTGCGTCTCCGACGTCGCGGACGAGCGGTGGCGCCTGGAGTTCGAGCTGCGCGGCACCGGCGGCTCGCACGAGCTCACCGTCACCGAGTCCATGCCGGCGCGCTTCGTCGAGGCGAAGGACAACATCGAGCGCGTCTACGGCAACAAGCCGCTGCCCATTGGCCCCAAGGACGTGAAGCAGCTCGGGCGCACGCTGGAGAAGGCCCTGGGCGCGCGCGAGACGTGGCGCGTGCCGGTGCTGCGGGAGATGTGGAGCACCCTCTTCGCGGGCGCGAGCAAGCGCCGGCGCACCGAGGACCACGAGCGCGTCTTCTACAGCCTCACCGGCTTCAGCCTGCGGCCGGGCTTCGGCTACCCGCTGGACGCCTGGCGCGCGGAGCAGACCTTCGGCCTGTTCGACGCGCTGGTGCAGCACCACACGGACAAGGCGGTGTGGACGGAGTTCTGGGTGATGTGGCGCCGCATCGCGGGCGGGCTGGACGAGGCGCGGCAGCAGAAGCTCTACGCGTACCTCCAGCCGCACCTGGCGCGGAAGGTGCCGCCGGACGCGCCGCCACCGGGGAAGCTGAAGGGCATCCAGCCCGAGGGCCTGGAGGAGATGGTCCGCACCGCGGCCTCGCTGGAGCACCTGCAACCGGGTGACAAGGCGGAGCTGGGCCGGTGGATCGCCGCGCGCCTCAAGGCCGAGGCGAAGTCCGGCGGCCCCTGGGCCTGGTCCCTGGGCCGGCTGGGCGCGCGCGTGCCCTTGTACGGCAGCAGCCACAAGGCGGTGGACGTGGACACCGCCGAGGCGTGGCTCACGCTGCTGTTGGAGCTGGACCTGCGCAAGATTGACGGCGCGTCCTTCGCGGCGGCGCAGCTCGCGCGGCTCACGGGAGACAGGACGCGGGATTTGGACCCGGCCCTGCGCGAGCGCACGGCCCAGGCCCTGCTCGCGGCGAAGGCCTCGGAGACGTGGGTGCGCATGGTGCGCGAGGTCGTCGCGCTGGAAGCCGCGGACGAGGCTCGCGCGCTCGGGGATACGCTCCCCGCCGGTCTGCGGCTGTCGTAG
- a CDS encoding bifunctional metallophosphatase/5'-nucleotidase — protein MRSFRLIALALVGGATLACSGARTRAAPPEPIRITLVGINDFHGQVEPHRTPLKDGQVLEEGGAATLAAYVARLRADNPGGVVLLDAGDMFQGTLPSNLTEGAVVVDVYNHLGVTAAAIGNHEFDYGPVGPGSMAKRPGDDPLGALKARIGQARFPMLSANLRDAATGKPPDWTGNDGTYLLEVKGVKVGILGLSTEATPKVTNPANVESLRFLPLAPAALEASRSLRARGAEVVVAVAHAGGKCTDLNNPRDTSSCDQGDAEILSMVKRLPLGTLDAIVAGHTHQTMGHFFANVPIIETTGQARSLGVVELFVDPGSRRILPGRTRIQAAIPLCAKVDATQGTCDGRRLRDAPQVRLEPASFLAGPVVPDAKVAPLLAPALALAREAQHRQLGLVASAPLARGYTEEGVLGNLVADVLRASAKADVGLMNPGGVRADLPAGPLTFGQVFEALPFDNTVAVVTLTGPELARLLTLAYGNPMGAVFAVSGLEVTLERCPGAGRLSGVTLTGGQPLVFDPQKTYRVALPDFLARGGDGLEPLLRQVPPERIEMTPVNGLDLREALITYGKARGGTLEAPALGRVRYAGVAACPQAGR, from the coding sequence ATGCGTTCCTTTCGACTCATCGCCCTCGCGCTGGTGGGCGGGGCCACCCTGGCGTGCTCTGGCGCCCGGACTCGCGCCGCGCCTCCGGAGCCCATCCGCATCACCCTGGTGGGCATCAACGACTTCCACGGACAGGTGGAGCCCCACCGCACGCCGCTGAAGGACGGCCAGGTGCTGGAGGAGGGCGGCGCCGCCACGCTCGCGGCCTACGTGGCGCGGCTGCGCGCGGACAATCCGGGCGGCGTGGTGCTGCTGGACGCGGGCGACATGTTCCAGGGCACGCTGCCTTCCAACCTCACGGAAGGGGCCGTCGTCGTCGACGTGTACAACCACCTGGGGGTGACGGCGGCCGCCATCGGCAACCACGAGTTCGACTATGGCCCCGTGGGCCCGGGCTCCATGGCGAAGCGGCCCGGGGATGACCCGTTGGGCGCGCTCAAGGCGCGCATCGGGCAGGCCCGCTTCCCCATGCTGTCGGCGAACCTCCGCGACGCCGCCACCGGCAAGCCTCCGGACTGGACGGGCAACGACGGCACCTACCTGCTGGAGGTGAAGGGCGTGAAGGTGGGCATCCTCGGCCTGTCCACGGAGGCCACGCCCAAGGTCACCAACCCCGCCAACGTGGAGTCCCTGCGCTTCCTGCCCCTGGCCCCCGCCGCGCTGGAGGCGTCCCGTTCCCTGCGCGCTCGCGGCGCGGAGGTGGTGGTGGCGGTTGCGCACGCGGGGGGCAAGTGCACGGACCTGAACAACCCCCGCGACACGTCGAGCTGCGACCAGGGCGACGCGGAGATTCTGTCGATGGTGAAGCGCCTGCCGCTGGGGACGCTCGACGCCATCGTGGCGGGGCACACCCACCAGACGATGGGCCACTTCTTCGCCAACGTCCCCATCATCGAGACGACGGGACAGGCACGCTCCCTGGGCGTGGTGGAGCTGTTCGTGGACCCGGGCAGCCGCCGCATCCTGCCCGGGCGCACCCGCATCCAGGCCGCCATCCCGCTCTGTGCGAAGGTGGACGCCACCCAGGGCACCTGCGACGGCCGCCGTCTGCGCGACGCGCCCCAGGTCCGCCTGGAGCCCGCGTCGTTCCTGGCTGGACCGGTGGTGCCCGACGCGAAGGTGGCGCCGCTGCTGGCGCCCGCGCTGGCGCTGGCGCGCGAGGCGCAGCATCGTCAGTTGGGCCTGGTGGCGTCCGCGCCCCTGGCCCGCGGCTACACGGAGGAGGGCGTACTGGGCAACCTGGTGGCGGACGTGCTGCGCGCTTCCGCCAAGGCGGACGTGGGGCTGATGAACCCGGGCGGCGTCCGCGCGGACCTGCCGGCCGGGCCGCTCACGTTCGGTCAGGTGTTCGAAGCGCTGCCCTTCGACAACACGGTGGCTGTCGTCACCCTGACAGGTCCCGAGCTGGCGCGGTTGCTGACGCTGGCCTATGGCAATCCCATGGGCGCCGTCTTCGCCGTCTCCGGCCTGGAGGTGACGTTGGAGCGCTGCCCCGGGGCGGGCCGGCTCTCGGGCGTGACGCTCACGGGGGGGCAGCCGCTCGTGTTCGACCCCCAGAAGACATACCGGGTGGCCCTCCCGGACTTCCTGGCGCGAGGCGGGGACGGGCTGGAGCCGCTGCTGCGTCAGGTGCCGCCGGAGCGCATCGAGATGACCCCCGTCAACGGGCTGGACCTGCGCGAGGCGCTCATCACCTACGGGAAGGCCCGGGGCGGCACGCTGGAGGCCCCCGCGCTGGGCCGCGTCCGCTACGCGGGTGTAGCAGCGTGTCCGCAAGCGGGACGCTGA